The genomic region TATGAACATGGTTTTCAAGACGACTACGAAGCGGTGTATTCCACCGGTAAGGGTCTCGATGAAGACACAATCCGTAAGATTTCGGCTAAGAAAAATGAGCCGGAATGGATGCTGGACTTCCGTTTGAAAGCTTTTGAATCTTATAAGAAGATGCCCATGCAGGACTGGGGTCCTGATTTAAGTCAGATTAACTTTGACGATATTTACTATTACAACAAGCCCACCAACGAAAAGTACCGGGACTGGGACGAAGTGCCCCAGGAATTAAAGGATACTTTTGAGCGTTTGGGTGTCCCTGAAGCTGAGCGAAAGTGGCTGGCTGGTTCTTCCGCCCAGTACGAGTCCGAAGTGGTCTACCACCGGATGAAAGAAGAGTTTGCCAAGACCGGGATTGTCTTTACCGATACCGATACGGCCGTTCAGGAATACCCTGAACTGGTTAAGGAGTATTTTGGTTCCCTGGTTAAGCCAACTAATAATAAGTTAGCGGCGTTAAATTCAGCCGCCTGGTCGGGTGGTACTTTCATTTACGTGCCCAAGGGTGTCCATGTGACGACGCCAATCCAGTCCTATTTCCGGATTAACACCGAAAATGAGGGCCAGTTTGAGCGGACTCTGATTATCGTTGATGAAGGGGCCCACGTCGATTACGTTGAAGGTTGTTCAGCACCGATGTATTCGGGCGACTCCCTCCACGCCGCCGTGGTCGAAGTTATCGTTAAAAAAGACGGTTACTGCCGTTATACGACCATCCAAAACTGGTCAAACAACGTTTATTCGCTGGAAACCAAGCGGGCCGCTGCCCATGAAAACGCCACTATGG from Leuconostocaceae bacterium ESL0723 harbors:
- the sufB gene encoding Fe-S cluster assembly protein SufB; this encodes MEIDRKEALEKTRAAIGADKEYEHGFQDDYEAVYSTGKGLDEDTIRKISAKKNEPEWMLDFRLKAFESYKKMPMQDWGPDLSQINFDDIYYYNKPTNEKYRDWDEVPQELKDTFERLGVPEAERKWLAGSSAQYESEVVYHRMKEEFAKTGIVFTDTDTAVQEYPELVKEYFGSLVKPTNNKLAALNSAAWSGGTFIYVPKGVHVTTPIQSYFRINTENEGQFERTLIIVDEGAHVDYVEGCSAPMYSGDSLHAAVVEVIVKKDGYCRYTTIQNWSNNVYSLETKRAAAHENATMEWVDGNFGSKTTMKYPSVYLEGQGARGTMLSIAVAGDGVTLDSGAKMIHNAKNTSSSIISKSIAHDGGSTDYRGTVKFGRESDGSFAHVECDTILVDDQSSADTIPYNTILNGNVSMEHEAKVSRVSEEQLYYLMTRGISAEKATEMIVMGFIEPFTKELPMEYAVELNRLMKFEMIGSVG